The Echinicola rosea genome has a segment encoding these proteins:
- a CDS encoding SusD/RagB family nutrient-binding outer membrane lipoprotein, translating to MKNIKNRVCRSLGLGIVFMLLWSSCQDLTDLNVNPNGIDPETVHPNLLISTVVTETATRELGLGFGDIAGVMQHTQKDAWFEDHNNYDWSNQSWSGYYNILENARLMEERALDLGLPFYVAVAKVINAYNFGRIADLWGDAPFTDALKGDLGGDQYLLPNFDTQQEIYKGVIAMLQEANITLQGLTNDTTVPQDVLYQGDVMKWRQFANSLMLRYYLRVSEKMPDFGSAGMQAIVNDPGQYPLILAESDEAALPFPGVSSGTSWPSNTVFDGSNGSNYRRIKMCATLVDRLQELDDARLGVWAERVEVPMVIDPDLPAGSDEVVDGVRYIASDVAEGKPVDTDPEYVGIPPSVSNLPSEYNLNPTPGQQSYNPHVSFLSEMYTEPSGDFLKCRLLSAAEVQFDLAEAALKGWIGGEAAGYYQAGVKQSLAAWGLESSFEDYISGPAAFEGSLAQIIEQKWIASWTAATEAWFDYRRTGQPELTAGQFAVRSVLPLRFYYMQEELSINTLNASAALDRLEATPYSQADEANSPWSKFWLLQGTGQPW from the coding sequence ATGAAAAACATTAAAAACAGAGTATGCCGATCTTTGGGTTTGGGAATAGTTTTCATGCTCCTATGGTCATCCTGCCAGGACCTTACCGACCTTAATGTCAATCCCAATGGAATTGATCCCGAAACGGTACATCCCAATCTTCTGATCAGTACCGTGGTCACCGAAACGGCCACGCGAGAGCTCGGTTTAGGTTTTGGGGATATCGCAGGGGTGATGCAGCACACCCAAAAGGATGCTTGGTTTGAAGACCACAATAACTACGACTGGTCCAATCAGAGCTGGTCTGGATATTATAACATCCTGGAAAACGCTCGACTAATGGAAGAACGTGCCCTGGACTTGGGGCTACCTTTTTATGTGGCTGTCGCCAAGGTGATAAATGCCTATAATTTTGGAAGGATCGCAGATTTGTGGGGCGATGCTCCGTTTACCGATGCGCTGAAGGGTGATCTTGGTGGAGATCAATATCTTTTGCCCAATTTTGACACCCAGCAGGAAATCTATAAGGGAGTCATTGCGATGTTGCAAGAAGCAAATATCACCTTACAGGGTCTTACCAATGATACTACCGTCCCACAAGATGTGCTGTACCAAGGGGATGTGATGAAATGGAGGCAATTTGCCAATTCCCTCATGCTTCGGTATTATTTGCGGGTTTCGGAAAAAATGCCTGATTTTGGGAGTGCGGGGATGCAGGCCATCGTAAATGATCCCGGCCAGTATCCATTGATATTGGCCGAATCTGATGAAGCAGCTTTACCGTTTCCTGGTGTATCCTCAGGGACTTCTTGGCCATCCAATACAGTTTTTGATGGAAGTAATGGCAGCAATTACCGTCGGATAAAAATGTGTGCTACCTTAGTGGACAGGCTACAGGAGTTGGATGATGCCAGACTGGGAGTATGGGCTGAAAGGGTTGAGGTACCGATGGTGATCGACCCCGATTTACCTGCTGGGTCAGACGAAGTCGTTGACGGAGTTCGGTATATTGCTTCTGATGTCGCAGAAGGAAAGCCAGTGGACACCGATCCAGAATATGTCGGAATTCCTCCGTCCGTCTCCAATCTTCCCAGCGAGTATAATCTCAATCCTACACCTGGACAGCAATCTTACAATCCGCACGTTTCATTTCTAAGTGAAATGTACACCGAGCCTTCCGGAGACTTTTTGAAATGCCGACTTTTGTCTGCAGCGGAAGTTCAGTTTGACCTGGCGGAGGCAGCATTGAAAGGCTGGATTGGAGGAGAGGCAGCAGGATATTACCAAGCAGGTGTAAAACAATCCCTAGCAGCATGGGGATTGGAATCGTCCTTTGAGGATTACATTAGCGGTCCCGCGGCTTTTGAGGGTTCACTTGCTCAAATTATCGAACAAAAATGGATTGCAAGCTGGACGGCCGCTACAGAAGCGTGGTTTGATTATAGAAGAACGGGACAGCCTGAGCTGACTGCAGGTCAATTTGCCGTAAGATCGGTCCTTCCATTGCGTTTTTACTACATGCAGGAAGAATTAAGCATCAATACTTTAAATGCCTCAGCGGCACTGGATAGGCTTGAAGCGACACCCTATTCCCAAGCAGATGAAGCCAATAGCCCTTGGTCCAAATTCTGGTTGTTACAGGGGACGGGTCAGCCTTGGTAA
- the thrS gene encoding threonine--tRNA ligase: MSDNLINITLPDGSVRQYEKGTSGLQIALSISEGLARNVLAAKVNGEVWDATRPISEDAAVQLLTWNDKDGKSTFWHSSAHLLAEALEALYPGVKFGIGPSIDTGFYYDVDFGERQIDGSELEAIEKKMAELAKQKNEYIRKEISKQDAVAYFKEKGDEYKLDLIDGLEDGKITFYEQGNFVDLCRGPHVPNTGFIKAVKLMNIAGAYWRGDENNKMLTRIYGVSFPKAKELKEYLAMVEEAKKRDHRKLGRELELFTFSEKVGMGLPLWLPKGTLLRERLVSFLKKAQDKSGYQQVVTPHIGHKALYETSGHYEKYGKDSFQPIATPHDGEEFLLKPMNCPHHCEIYKHKPRSYKDLPIRYAEFGTVYRYEQSGELHGLTRVRGFTQDDAHIFCRPDQVKEEFIKVIDLVLYVFKALGFDDYTAQISLRDPEKKEKYIGGDDAWNKAEAAIVEAAQEKGLETVTELGEAAFYGPKLDFMVKDALGRSWQLGTIQVDYQLPDRFQLEYVGSDNQKHRPVMIHRAPFGSLERFVAVLIEHCAGNFPLWLSPEQINILPISEKFIDYANTVRALLDENDIAGSIDNRDEKIGRKIRDSEVKKVPFMLIVGEKEEEEGKVSVRKHGEGDLGSFTPADFVKYFKNIISESLSK; the protein is encoded by the coding sequence ATGTCTGACAACTTGATTAACATTACACTGCCTGATGGGTCAGTAAGGCAGTACGAAAAAGGCACTTCCGGCTTACAAATCGCGCTTAGTATCAGTGAGGGATTGGCACGGAATGTCCTGGCGGCCAAAGTAAATGGAGAAGTTTGGGATGCTACGCGTCCTATTTCCGAAGATGCAGCGGTGCAATTATTAACCTGGAATGACAAAGATGGAAAATCTACTTTCTGGCATTCGTCTGCCCACCTATTGGCAGAGGCATTGGAGGCACTTTATCCAGGAGTCAAATTCGGTATCGGTCCGTCCATAGACACCGGATTCTATTATGATGTGGATTTTGGCGAAAGGCAGATCGATGGCAGTGAGCTAGAGGCCATTGAGAAAAAGATGGCAGAGCTGGCCAAGCAAAAAAATGAATACATCCGAAAGGAAATTTCCAAGCAAGATGCTGTCGCCTATTTTAAGGAAAAAGGCGACGAATATAAGCTTGATCTGATCGATGGCCTGGAAGATGGCAAGATCACCTTTTATGAGCAAGGTAACTTCGTGGACCTTTGTCGAGGGCCACACGTGCCCAATACCGGGTTTATCAAAGCCGTAAAGCTGATGAACATTGCGGGTGCCTATTGGCGGGGTGATGAAAACAATAAGATGCTTACCCGTATTTATGGGGTGTCATTTCCTAAAGCCAAGGAGCTGAAAGAATACCTGGCCATGGTCGAGGAAGCCAAAAAACGTGATCACAGAAAACTGGGCCGTGAACTGGAGCTGTTTACCTTTTCCGAAAAAGTGGGGATGGGATTGCCACTATGGTTGCCGAAAGGAACTTTGTTGCGAGAGAGATTGGTAAGCTTTTTGAAGAAAGCACAAGATAAATCAGGTTACCAACAAGTGGTAACTCCACATATTGGCCATAAAGCTCTTTATGAAACATCAGGCCATTATGAGAAATATGGAAAAGACTCGTTTCAGCCGATCGCCACTCCGCATGATGGAGAGGAGTTTTTGCTGAAGCCCATGAATTGTCCTCACCATTGTGAAATCTATAAGCACAAGCCCCGTTCATACAAGGATCTTCCGATTCGTTATGCTGAATTTGGTACGGTATATCGGTATGAGCAAAGTGGTGAATTGCACGGCTTGACCAGGGTAAGGGGCTTTACACAGGATGATGCGCACATTTTCTGCCGTCCCGATCAGGTGAAAGAGGAGTTTATCAAAGTAATCGACTTGGTGCTTTATGTGTTTAAGGCATTGGGTTTTGATGATTACACCGCACAGATTTCCCTGAGGGATCCGGAAAAAAAGGAAAAATACATTGGAGGCGATGATGCATGGAACAAAGCTGAGGCAGCGATTGTTGAAGCTGCTCAGGAAAAAGGACTGGAGACAGTAACTGAACTGGGTGAGGCAGCCTTCTACGGGCCTAAGCTTGACTTTATGGTCAAAGATGCGCTTGGCAGAAGTTGGCAGCTGGGAACGATCCAGGTGGACTACCAATTGCCTGACCGTTTCCAATTGGAATATGTGGGATCGGATAACCAGAAGCATCGTCCAGTGATGATTCACAGGGCACCTTTTGGATCATTGGAACGATTTGTTGCGGTGCTTATCGAGCACTGTGCAGGTAATTTCCCGCTTTGGCTTTCACCGGAGCAAATAAATATTTTGCCAATTTCCGAAAAATTCATTGACTATGCCAATACCGTTCGTGCGCTATTGGATGAGAACGACATAGCTGGTTCGATAGACAACCGAGACGAGAAAATCGGTAGAAAAATAAGAGACTCGGAAGTGAAAAAAGTGCCTTTTATGCTCATAGTAGGTGAAAAAGAGGAAGAAGAAGGCAAAGTATCCGTACGTAAGCATGGTGAAGGAGATTTGGGAAGTTTTACACCAGCAGATTTCGTGAAGTACTTCAAAAATATTATTTCGGAATCGCTGAGTAAATAA
- a CDS encoding SusC/RagA family TonB-linked outer membrane protein produces MKIKIAKRNLWSYWLQRMLLLAMVILLGEEANAAEDQEIRLPKPNVTVKQFIFSVEEQTAFKFLYDEEISKALDKEVMLTQKAPLNELLSMLNAKSKLEFRKAGKTILIRQKSPIAVRVQIDGVVFDEEGTPLAGATVKIKGATSGTVTDLDGKFSLEVPDQVAVIVISYVGFHSREIQVGNQTNLRITLQGAYQNLEGAVVTALGIRREERSLGYAVSEVSGKEFERGGQDNMLKSLAGRVPGVSINSTGGTGSSVSMIIRGITSLSGDNQPLFVVDGVPVINSLNNVSQIGNDNKVDYGNAMSDINPEDIESVSVLKGPSAAALYGSRAGNGVVLITTKSGKNVDKVTVSVSSNTLVEVPFKYLPMHSRFATGIRPYTPDNNPYPGGVLTIEEGSSAGAGPELDRGYEAIQWNSPRDENGNFVPLPLVSSPDNVANFVRNGVTTTNGVSVSNNTEKMNYRIGYTNLNNWGIIPNSDFNRNNLSINSDLAISDKLRLSSSINISKTGSDNRPAGNRGANPLEWAYKLSPHIDIHELKDYWMPGQEGIQQRSQAIGDYNNPYFLAYEVNNSFDRNRVYGNIGLNYQVTDEFSLQGKYMLDMYAERRESKIPMSYTEDPNGGYGIVNLDRYERNIEVLATYKKELNDFSMTYSAGGNLRYNRGNTAQNATKAEGSGLIVPGVYTLSNTLSDNLVYNSSISEKAVYSVYGLANLGYKDLLYLDLTARNDWSSTLPAANRSYFYPSASLSAIISDMLTMGNHVDMIKLRAGWAQVGNDTGPYNLLPTLSNTEEWDGQTRLSVPDGLKTPDLKPEIATSYEFGLEAAAFSNRLRVDVTYFNTDNKNQILPVTLPPSSGFTSKFVNAGLVNSKGWEVVLGFTPVDNDFVLDLNFNVSKYRSTIEELTDEVEVFYLWSDSRGGAWSYVGDEIGSIYDRKLVTVEDSESPYYGYPILDEDGSWQAINQANAKNKIGNFNPDFIAGMQASLSYKNWSLSLTFDWRKGGDFVSQTFRYSESDLKTERFLDEIISPNGLSGRELRDWLVANQDSHITDGINIVGGPTAASGGFPFEYAVTLNDGVFNPGVIAVYNDAGELTGYQENLGEDGTKIIPYADNYPWDFFKPAMFDASYIKLRDATLNYSVPAETAQKLKMQSINIGLYTSNIMLWTKAKIGIDPENAFQPESDGTFKQGIERYNVNPWVIPIGFRLNAKF; encoded by the coding sequence ATGAAAATTAAAATTGCAAAAAGAAACCTTTGGAGTTATTGGCTACAGCGGATGCTGCTCTTGGCGATGGTAATTTTGCTGGGCGAAGAGGCTAATGCTGCGGAAGACCAAGAAATCCGCCTTCCCAAACCTAACGTAACGGTAAAGCAATTTATTTTTAGTGTAGAAGAACAGACAGCGTTTAAATTTTTGTACGACGAAGAAATATCCAAGGCACTGGATAAGGAAGTGATGCTCACCCAAAAAGCCCCGTTAAATGAGCTGTTGAGCATGCTCAATGCGAAGAGCAAACTGGAATTCCGCAAAGCCGGAAAGACCATATTAATCCGTCAAAAATCACCGATAGCAGTGCGGGTACAGATAGATGGAGTGGTCTTCGATGAAGAAGGTACACCCTTGGCTGGAGCTACCGTGAAAATCAAGGGCGCCACGAGCGGTACCGTGACCGATCTGGATGGTAAATTCAGCTTGGAGGTTCCTGACCAGGTGGCCGTAATAGTGATCAGTTATGTAGGTTTTCATTCCAGGGAAATCCAGGTTGGTAACCAAACCAATCTACGGATAACCTTGCAGGGAGCCTATCAAAATTTAGAAGGAGCAGTGGTAACGGCCTTGGGCATCAGGAGGGAAGAGCGTTCATTAGGATATGCAGTCTCAGAAGTATCAGGAAAGGAATTTGAGCGTGGAGGACAGGACAATATGCTAAAATCCCTTGCCGGTAGGGTGCCGGGTGTCAGTATCAATTCCACCGGTGGCACGGGTTCTTCTGTGAGCATGATCATCAGGGGGATTACATCACTGAGTGGAGATAATCAGCCGTTGTTTGTGGTAGATGGTGTACCAGTGATCAATTCCCTTAATAATGTCAGTCAAATCGGAAATGATAACAAAGTGGATTACGGCAATGCCATGTCCGATATCAATCCGGAGGACATTGAAAGTGTTTCTGTGCTGAAGGGGCCAAGTGCCGCAGCCCTTTACGGTTCCCGGGCGGGCAATGGTGTCGTTCTGATCACTACCAAATCCGGCAAAAATGTCGATAAAGTAACGGTCAGTGTTTCCTCCAACACCTTGGTGGAAGTCCCATTCAAATACTTACCGATGCACAGCCGATTTGCCACGGGGATACGGCCATACACTCCTGACAACAACCCTTATCCGGGAGGTGTCCTGACCATCGAAGAAGGTTCGTCGGCAGGAGCTGGACCCGAACTGGACAGGGGATATGAAGCTATTCAGTGGAACAGCCCGCGAGATGAAAATGGAAATTTTGTTCCATTGCCTTTGGTATCAAGCCCAGATAACGTGGCCAATTTTGTGCGAAATGGTGTGACTACCACCAACGGAGTCTCGGTATCCAATAACACTGAAAAGATGAATTATAGGATTGGCTATACCAACCTCAACAATTGGGGGATCATTCCCAATTCTGATTTTAACCGAAACAACTTGTCCATAAATTCTGATTTGGCCATTTCTGATAAACTGCGGCTAAGCAGCAGTATCAACATAAGCAAAACCGGCTCGGACAACAGGCCCGCGGGAAATCGCGGTGCCAATCCACTGGAATGGGCCTATAAGCTTTCACCGCACATTGATATCCATGAATTGAAAGATTACTGGATGCCGGGACAGGAAGGGATCCAACAGCGTTCTCAGGCTATTGGGGATTACAACAACCCTTATTTCCTTGCTTACGAGGTTAATAATAGTTTTGACAGAAACAGGGTTTATGGCAATATCGGGTTGAATTATCAGGTTACCGATGAATTTTCCCTACAAGGAAAGTACATGCTGGACATGTATGCCGAAAGACGTGAATCCAAGATTCCAATGAGCTATACAGAGGATCCCAATGGTGGCTATGGTATCGTGAACCTGGATCGTTATGAACGTAATATAGAGGTGCTGGCAACTTACAAAAAGGAGCTCAATGATTTTAGTATGACTTATTCGGCCGGTGGCAACTTACGCTATAACCGCGGCAATACTGCCCAAAATGCCACAAAAGCCGAGGGGTCTGGGTTGATCGTGCCAGGCGTGTACACATTGAGCAATACCCTTTCGGATAATTTGGTGTACAACAGTAGCATTTCTGAAAAGGCTGTTTACAGTGTTTATGGCTTGGCAAACTTAGGTTATAAAGACCTCCTTTACCTGGACCTTACTGCGAGAAATGACTGGTCCAGCACATTGCCTGCAGCCAATCGTTCCTATTTTTATCCTTCCGCCTCGCTGAGCGCCATCATCAGTGATATGCTGACCATGGGCAATCATGTGGATATGATCAAGCTTCGGGCAGGCTGGGCACAAGTAGGGAACGATACAGGACCTTATAATCTGCTTCCTACATTATCCAACACAGAAGAATGGGACGGCCAGACACGGCTTTCGGTTCCTGATGGCCTCAAAACCCCCGACCTCAAGCCAGAAATCGCTACTTCCTACGAGTTTGGATTGGAAGCAGCGGCGTTCAGCAACAGGTTGAGAGTTGACGTTACTTATTTTAATACCGATAACAAAAACCAGATTTTACCCGTAACCCTTCCGCCATCTTCTGGTTTTACCAGCAAGTTTGTCAATGCGGGTTTGGTCAACAGCAAAGGTTGGGAAGTGGTTTTAGGGTTTACGCCGGTTGACAATGACTTCGTGCTAGACCTAAACTTCAATGTATCGAAGTACAGAAGTACCATTGAGGAGTTGACGGACGAAGTGGAGGTCTTTTACCTTTGGAGCGATTCCAGGGGCGGAGCATGGTCCTATGTGGGAGATGAGATTGGCAGTATCTACGATCGAAAACTGGTCACGGTCGAAGATTCGGAATCCCCGTACTACGGCTACCCCATACTCGATGAGGACGGCAGTTGGCAAGCGATCAACCAAGCCAATGCCAAAAACAAAATCGGAAACTTTAACCCGGATTTTATTGCTGGAATGCAGGCAAGCTTGAGCTATAAAAACTGGAGTCTTAGCCTCACGTTTGACTGGCGAAAAGGAGGGGATTTCGTATCACAGACCTTCCGCTATTCCGAATCCGACCTTAAAACCGAGCGTTTTTTGGATGAAATCATTAGCCCCAATGGCCTGAGCGGAAGGGAGCTTAGGGACTGGTTGGTGGCCAACCAAGATAGCCACATTACCGATGGAATCAATATTGTAGGGGGACCAACAGCAGCAAGTGGAGGCTTCCCATTTGAATATGCCGTGACACTAAATGATGGGGTATTCAATCCGGGTGTGATTGCCGTTTACAACGACGCAGGGGAGCTTACGGGCTATCAGGAAAACCTAGGGGAAGACGGTACCAAAATCATTCCTTATGCGGATAATTATCCTTGGGATTTTTTTAAGCCAGCAATGTTTGATGCTTCCTATATCAAGCTCAGGGATGCTACTCTTAACTACAGCGTGCCTGCCGAAACAGCCCAAAAACTCAAAATGCAATCCATCAATATAGGGCTGTACACCAGTAACATTATGCTCTGGACCAAAGCCAAAATCGGAATCGATCCGGAGAATGCCTTCCAGCCAGAAAGTGACGGCACTTTCAAACAGGGGATCGAACGGTACAATGTCAACCCTTGGGTGATTCCCATTGGCTTTAGGCTAAACGCTAAATTTTGA
- a CDS encoding FecR domain-containing protein, which yields MPNSNKNIKGLTERYLRGEISREEFEVMLEEFSSGNQEVEEVLQRHFEQVMEEHHPEQKPNRQLGSPWWAIAASVLLVLGVVTILILVTHQNAPEYITYDTAYGEQSDFLLEDSSHVYLNAGSTLAFEGFGSQKDREVTLSGEAFFDIARDESRPFIIHSGEMDIRVLGTAFNVEAYPEEDVIKVTVTEGIVAINNSNPDIEQKLTAGQSIVFNRANGNYEMESAQEILWKERILAFDKTPFDQVIRKMERWYGVDLEVMDSSLHQLTLNGRFANKDVHEMIRAIAFLANKEHTSNPQLIQVNPLPMKHHPSR from the coding sequence ATGCCAAATTCGAATAAAAATATCAAGGGACTTACGGAACGGTACCTGAGAGGAGAAATCAGTAGGGAGGAATTTGAAGTGATGCTGGAAGAGTTTTCCTCTGGAAATCAGGAAGTGGAGGAAGTACTGCAGCGTCACTTTGAGCAGGTGATGGAGGAGCACCATCCGGAGCAGAAGCCTAACCGACAACTGGGATCCCCTTGGTGGGCCATTGCAGCATCTGTTTTATTGGTGCTAGGGGTAGTGACAATACTCATACTGGTCACACATCAAAATGCTCCTGAATACATTACCTATGATACAGCGTACGGTGAGCAATCCGATTTTTTGCTGGAAGACAGCAGTCATGTTTACTTGAATGCGGGAAGTACGCTGGCATTTGAAGGCTTTGGGTCACAAAAGGACCGAGAGGTCACGCTATCTGGGGAGGCATTTTTTGACATAGCTAGAGATGAATCACGTCCCTTTATCATTCACAGTGGAGAGATGGATATTCGGGTGTTGGGAACAGCGTTTAACGTAGAGGCTTATCCAGAAGAAGATGTCATCAAGGTGACCGTCACTGAAGGAATAGTCGCCATCAATAATAGTAATCCTGATATTGAACAAAAACTGACTGCAGGTCAATCAATCGTTTTTAATAGAGCAAATGGCAACTACGAGATGGAAAGCGCCCAAGAAATCCTTTGGAAAGAACGGATCCTGGCTTTCGACAAAACACCATTTGACCAAGTGATACGAAAAATGGAGCGTTGGTATGGAGTGGACCTGGAAGTGATGGACTCCTCACTTCACCAACTAACACTAAACGGTCGTTTTGCCAATAAGGATGTGCACGAAATGATCCGTGCGATCGCCTTCCTGGCCAATAAAGAGCACACAAGCAATCCCCAACTCATACAGGTCAATCCTTTGCCTATGAAGCATCATCCAAGCCGCTAA